The sequence TCCAGTCGTGATCAATGCCGAAAATCTCTCGAAGCGTTATCGTATCGGCCTAAAGGACGAGATGCACGATAACGTCGTCGGCGAGGCAATTGATCTCCTCATCAGCCCGATAAAGAATTTTCGAAAGCTGAGGAATCTGTATTCTTTTTCAAATAGCGACCGGAATGGGGAGGATGTGATATGGGCGGTGCGTGACGTGTCGTTTCGGGTCACCCAGGGAGAGGTTGTGGGGATTATCGGCAGGAACGGTGTGGGGAAAACCACCCTGTTGAGGCTCTTGTCGGGAATTACCGATCCGACCGGCGGGAAGGCGGAGATTTTCGGCCGGGTGGGAGCACTTTTAGCGGTGGGTACTGGGTTTCACCAGGAGCTAACCGGCAGGGAAAACATCTATCTGAACGGGACCATTCTGGGCATGAGAAAAAGGGAGATAGATAAAAATTTTGACGAAATTGTTGACTTTTCCGGCGTCGAAAAGTTCATCGACACGCCGGTCAAGCGCTACTCCAGCGGGATGCTCGTGCGGCTCGGATTCGCTGTTGCCGCCCACCTTGAGCCGGAAATCCTCATGATAGACGAGGTCTTGGCGGTGGGGGACATAGAGTTTCAGCAGAAGTGCCTGGGGAAGATGGGTGAGGTGGCTCGGGGTGGGCGGACGGTGCTCTTTGTCAGCCACAATATGGAATCGATCATGGGACTGTGCGAGCGGACGATTCATATAGACGAAGGTCGAATTGTAGCGGATGGTCAAACCGAGGAGGTTGTGAGAAATTACCTCACATCGACATATAAACAAATCGAAGAAGTATCTTTGTCTGATCGTTTGGACAGAAAAGGAAATGGTAAAATACGATTTACTCACTTTCATTTGAAAAACAGTGATGGCAGTATTATTCCTTCCGTTATGACCGGGCAGGATGTGTCGATAGTATTTTCCTACGTATCTCGAGAAGAAAAATTACGAAATGTTGATTTTGGATTTTGGATAGTTGAAAATAGAGGAAAAAGATTGATCAATTTTAACAACAGGCTTACAAATTATGTTTTTTCAGAGTTACCGTTTTCGGGA comes from Candidatus Zymogenaceae bacterium and encodes:
- a CDS encoding ABC transporter ATP-binding protein, producing the protein MMAPVVINAENLSKRYRIGLKDEMHDNVVGEAIDLLISPIKNFRKLRNLYSFSNSDRNGEDVIWAVRDVSFRVTQGEVVGIIGRNGVGKTTLLRLLSGITDPTGGKAEIFGRVGALLAVGTGFHQELTGRENIYLNGTILGMRKREIDKNFDEIVDFSGVEKFIDTPVKRYSSGMLVRLGFAVAAHLEPEILMIDEVLAVGDIEFQQKCLGKMGEVARGGRTVLFVSHNMESIMGLCERTIHIDEGRIVADGQTEEVVRNYLTSTYKQIEEVSLSDRLDRKGNGKIRFTHFHLKNSDGSIIPSVMTGQDVSIVFSYVSREEKLRNVDFGFWIVENRGKRLINFNNRLTNYVFSELPFSGKIVCRIPHFPLRPGTYTIDINAKVNKQPADQIKDAVRLDVVPGDFYGTGRPIHHQAVFFYDHSWDVEP